ATACAAGAAAAGGATAAATTTCTTTTTCAAAAGAATCCAAAGTGGAACGATTTGTCTTTTATTGGCGGCAAAATTGATCCGACCGATTCCTCTCCAATCGAAGCTGCATATCGTGAATGTGGTGAGGAACTGGAAATTCAGAGAGATACAGATTATGTATTAGAGCCAATGGAACATTATCTATATGAAGAACAAAAAATGAGTAAGCGCACCGGAAAAGTGACGCATTACAAATTTTACAGTTTTAGAATGACAATCAAAAAGGATATTTCCGAGAAACTAAATGCTGAAGGAAATGTTTGGATGAAAAAGGAAGATATTTCCCACCCAGAAGCTACTATCAAATTAAGTGAAATCGTACAAACCGTATTTCCAATCTTAGAATTATAAAATATTTCGTTAGGACAAATTCATGGCAGATATAACTAAAACTCCCCCAGTCGAGTCAAAACCAGAAGGTTTTTTTAAAACTTTGAAAAACATAATTTTTCCTAAAAAAGACAAAGACACGAAAGAAAGTTATATGAAAGTTTATGAAAAACAATCTACAGAAAAAGCAGTTCGTGGAACTCAGCTTATGCTTCAATATATTTCTACAAAAGGAATTAAAATTTCTCCCGAAATTATTCATACACTTACCTTTACAAAAGAAAAAGTAGAAACCGGCAAAAAACTAACAGCAAAGGAAGAAGCTAATTTTTGGATTAGTTATTCTGATTTATCAAGCGCGATTCAACCGGTAACCGTAAAGAGTCTAAAATGCGTAAGAGAGGAATTTGGAGTTTATAAGGGATTTTTCAGTAAGAAGAAAATTTCTTTTGCGGACAGAGTACAAGGTTTTTATAGGAAGTTCAGTCTTCTTGTGTTAGTGTTGGCGTTAGCTATGCAAGTATTATGGTTATGGCAAAATTATCTTTTACACGAAGTAGAAACTAATGATAAAAAACTCAGACAGGTTATAGAAGATAAATATATTATTGAAAAAGAAAAACCCGCGAATGAAGAAATAAAGCTTTATAAAATAAATATAACTTTATTTGAATTGAATCAAAAACTAAAAATCCAAAAAGACAATTTACAATCTTATATTAATCCATTTCAAATCCTGATGAATATATTTAAAATGGAATGGCTGTTCTCTAAGGAATCTCCTCAATCTAAGGAAGTGAAAATACAAAAGGATACTAAAGAGAAAGAAACAAAAGAGGATAATCCAAACATAGTAGAAAAAGAAATAAAAAATGTGAATAAAAATTACTATTCCTTATTCGAACAGGATTATATGGATAATTTGCAAGTGTTACGTTTTTCTATAGAGATACTAACGCTTTATTTATTACCTCTTGCTTATGGACTTTTGGGTTCTTGTACTTTTATATTGCGGGTAATAGCTAACGAAATAGATAAACATATTTATACGAGAGAACATGATATTCAGTTTGCGTTAAGGCTTTTATTAGGTGCATTTGCTGGATTAGTCATTGGTTGGTTTATTTCTAGTGATGCTGAATTGGGTCAAGGATTTACTCCTACAAAGTTATCTCCGTTTGCGATTGCGTTTATTGCAGGTTATAGTGTTGAACTTCTATTTACGATGATGGACAAAATTGTATCTGTCTATTCTGGAATGGAAGGAAAAAAAGAAGAAACCTAATTAGAATAAAAACCTAAGGTCAGGATTGAAATCCCGCCCTTGGAAAATTATTGTGTCGTAGAAGTCTTACTTTTTTTCATGTATAGATTTGTGGTACAATTAACTCGGGTGGTGTAGGATTACGTCTATAACCCTCTTGCCATTTTCTTTGGGGTAGTGTCACTTTTTCGGTTTTGATTTCTTGATAGGGCACTTGTGTGAGTAAATGAGCTATACAATTGAGACGAGCGAGTTTTTTATCGATGGCGGGGACTACATGCCATTCTGCTTCTGGAATATGCGTTTTTTCAAACATGATTTCCTTTGCCTTTGTGTAATCTTCCCAACGTACTCTAGATTGTAAATCCATAGGACTTAGTTTCCATTTTTTTAATGGATCGTGGATTCTACAATTGAAACGAAATTCTTGTTCTTGGTCAGAAATGGAAAACCAATATTTGATTAAATGGATTCCGGAGCGACAAAGCATTTTTTCAAATTCCGGAACTGTATGAAGAAATTCTTGGTATTCCTCTTCTGTGCAAAATCCCATTACTTTTTCGACACCAGCTCGATTGTACCAACTTCTATCGAACATTACAATCTCGCCTGCCGCCGGCAAATGCGATATATACCTCTGAAAATACCATTGACTTCTTTCTCGTTCCGTCGGTGCAGAAAGTGCTACAACTTTATAAATACGAGGATTTAGTTTTTGCGTTATGCGCTTGATAACACTTCCTTTTCCTGCCGCATCACGTCCTTCAAAAATGATTACCAATTTATATCCAGTTTCTTGAACCCAATCTTGTAGTTTTACAAGTTCGATTTGTAATTTTACGAGTTCTTTTAAGTAAATTTTAGAGTCATTTTTTATTTTTCCGCCTTTGATAGTTTTGAAATCCGATTTATCATCTGGTAGAGTTTGTAAGTCGGAATCGAGAGATTCAAACTCTTCGGTAATATCATCTAAAATTGCGTTGTAAATATTTTGATACTGTTCTCCGAAATCTGCCTGTTTATTTTCTTGTTCGCTCATCTTCTCTACCTCGATAGAATCGTTCTAAACCCTATTCTAAGAATAAGCTTATAATTAATCTTTACTAGGCAAGCAAAATCTTTTTTCAAATTTGCACTCAGGTGCTTGTGTTTCTTTTTAAAGTAGGTATTGTAAATGGAAAACTAAGGAGTTTGTATGAAAAAAGAATTTTCTATGAAATTATTTTGGATAGGTTTATTGGGATTATTTTTAGTTATTCCGCTTGTATTTATCAGTAATCTAGCTGATGAACGAAGAGAAAGAAGGGTAATGATTACAGCACAACTTGGACGTGTTTGGGGTGGTGCCCAATTAATTGCATTGCCTTTTTTATCTAACTTTGCGGGTGTAAAGACAGGGGAAATGATTTTTAGTTCTGACGTGATTGTAAAAGGAAAACAGTCAGTTGAAATTCGAAAAAAAGGAACCTATAAAATTCCATTTTATAATTTAGACCTGCAAATATCTGGAAAAATTTACGGTACAGATAAAATTTCGAGTGAGTCTTATTTAGTTTTACCGGTTGCTTCTCTGGAGAGAGTATCTGTCGAAAGTGCGAGTTACAACGGTAAACCCCTAAAATTAATAAAAAATAACAGTCGATTTATTACATTTATTATAAATGATAATTTGAAAGAGAAGGAAATTTCCTATGAAATTCGAATAAAATTAACAGGAATGGAAAAGTTTCACTTACTTCCTTTAGCCAAAAATGGAACTTTAGAATTGGAATCTAATTGGGCGGATCCTTCCTTTACAGGAATTTTTCTTCCAGATGAAAGAACTGTGGATGGAAATGGGTTTAACGCAATTTGGAATTTTAAAACATCGGTAGATTTAAATCAAAAAGTGCATTTATACAGTATGATGGAAGAGAGTTTTGAATTTGCAAATCTGCAAGATGAGATATTTGGAGTTAGCCTCATATTGGCAGTCGATAGTTACCATATTATTAACCGTGTTGTCAAATATGGATTTTTATTTATTTGGCTTACTTTTGCGGCATTTTTTGTTTTCGAAGCAATTTATTCTCTTAGAGTTCACTTAATACAATATGTATTTATTGGATTTGCACTTTTACTTTTTTATTTACTTCTGCTTTCATTTTCCGAATACATTGGATTTGCCGCAGCTTACTTACTCGCGGTTTTTGCTGTATTAGGGCAAGTATACGGGTATGCCATTGTTGTTTTAAAAAGTAAAATAAGAGCAAGAATTCTAGGAGTAGGAATGGGAAGTTTATACGGATTTTTATATGTATTGATCAACCTGGAAGAATACTCATTGGTAACCGGAAGTATTTCTTTGTTTCTATTTTTGAGTGTGGTTATGTATTTTACCAGAAACTTGGATTGGTATTCTTTATTTGGAAATTCTGATAAAGAATAAATTTATAAATCCGAAATATCTTCTAAAGTAATTGTGCACAGTCCTTCTTCGTCTAAGTCAGTGACAGTGACTAGACGGTTTGCTTGATTGCCGTAAATTTTTTCGAAGAGGTTACGGGCAAATCTACCGTTGCCGAACTTTTTGTCGCGTTTGTCATAATGAGTTTGTAAAATTTCTTTTACCTTTGCAGTGGCATCATCTGTGAGTTTGAGTTTGGACTTAGTAGTGATTGAAGAAAAAATAGAAAATAATTCTTCCGGACTATAATCAGCAAATATAATATATTTATTGAATCTAGATTGGAGTCCCGGGTTTTTGTTGATAAATTCTTGCATATTATCTGTGTAACCTGCA
This sequence is a window from Leptospiraceae bacterium. Protein-coding genes within it:
- a CDS encoding NUDIX hydrolase, encoding MKEELPVQEVVIIIIQEKDKFLFQKNPKWNDLSFIGGKIDPTDSSPIEAAYRECGEELEIQRDTDYVLEPMEHYLYEEQKMSKRTGKVTHYKFYSFRMTIKKDISEKLNAEGNVWMKKEDISHPEATIKLSEIVQTVFPILEL
- the ppk2 gene encoding polyphosphate kinase 2 is translated as MSEQENKQADFGEQYQNIYNAILDDITEEFESLDSDLQTLPDDKSDFKTIKGGKIKNDSKIYLKELVKLQIELVKLQDWVQETGYKLVIIFEGRDAAGKGSVIKRITQKLNPRIYKVVALSAPTERERSQWYFQRYISHLPAAGEIVMFDRSWYNRAGVEKVMGFCTEEEYQEFLHTVPEFEKMLCRSGIHLIKYWFSISDQEQEFRFNCRIHDPLKKWKLSPMDLQSRVRWEDYTKAKEIMFEKTHIPEAEWHVVPAIDKKLARLNCIAHLLTQVPYQEIKTEKVTLPQRKWQEGYRRNPTPPELIVPQIYT
- a CDS encoding inner membrane CreD family protein, with translation MKKEFSMKLFWIGLLGLFLVIPLVFISNLADERRERRVMITAQLGRVWGGAQLIALPFLSNFAGVKTGEMIFSSDVIVKGKQSVEIRKKGTYKIPFYNLDLQISGKIYGTDKISSESYLVLPVASLERVSVESASYNGKPLKLIKNNSRFITFIINDNLKEKEISYEIRIKLTGMEKFHLLPLAKNGTLELESNWADPSFTGIFLPDERTVDGNGFNAIWNFKTSVDLNQKVHLYSMMEESFEFANLQDEIFGVSLILAVDSYHIINRVVKYGFLFIWLTFAAFFVFEAIYSLRVHLIQYVFIGFALLLFYLLLLSFSEYIGFAAAYLLAVFAVLGQVYGYAIVVLKSKIRARILGVGMGSLYGFLYVLINLEEYSLVTGSISLFLFLSVVMYFTRNLDWYSLFGNSDKE